TTTGGGAAATGAGAGGGTGGGCAGTGATGTTATATGCGATCTTAACTCTAGTTGGTCAGGCCATGGCATTTACAAATTTTAGTTTGGTGACTATCTTTCGACGTGAAATCAGACTTTAGGAGGTAAGGTCCATGTTGCTGGAAAAACTATTTAGCAGAATTGACGACTCTGCAATGGTTGAGCAAAAACATTCAGAGTCTCTGCTTGCAATTTGCACTCTCGCGTATCAAATCGACGGGAAATTCAGCGCTGAAGAACAAGGAGTCTTTGACGATTTGGTAAAACGAATCCCATGGCATTCGCAGACACGTATTGAGACTTTCCACTCTAAGGTCATCAGCGACGCGAGAGATGCAATAGGCAGAGGCGAAGTGAAGCAATTTGTTGCAGACCATGCACAATCGCTGAGAGGTGATTCTAGCGTATTAGAAGTTGTCAAAGAGCTAAGCGCCTCTGACGGTGAGGTGTCAGAATCTGAAGCTAAGCTACTAAAGTTGCTAGATGCCAGTCTTAAGTGACCAGCTGAAACTCGCTTTAGATTGCAATTCCTCCGACCACCCTGCGTGGCCACTTACTAAGAACAAAAAACCGCTAAACGGCATAATTCACAGCCCTGTTACTAAAGACCAACTTTTTCCAAATTGCCTTCTAATGTGTCTGGTGGGTAACTACCGCGACAGTGACAAGAGTTCTGCCTCCCCCGGTATGTGTTTTTCTTGGGTTTGCTACATCGGCTGCTACAATTTATGGTGTCGAAAGGGCAAGACAGACAGCTAAGTTGTTGATTTATATATGGTGGAAAGTATGGGTTCGACTCCTACCTCTTCCGCCATATTCTGGCCGTAAAGCCTTAGCTTTCACCCCTGTCAGCAAATAAACCCGCAATACTTCTGTCGTTTGGCGAGAGATTGCTCTAGGTTAGTCGCGTCAATTAAGTAAGGAGAGAGACAGTGCAATATGACGAGGTGGTCTCAGGCCGTCGGAGCATTCGGGGTTACACATCAGATCCAGTGCCTCAGTCCCTAATCAAAGAAGTCTTAGGCCTGGCAATGCGCTCGCCCTCCTCCATGAACACTCAGCCCTGGAACTTCACCGTCGTAACGGGCGAAGTGCTTGATCTTATCCGCCAGGGAAATACGGAGCGCAATCTAGCGGGTGTTCCACACTCGCGAGAGTTCCGAATCGGCTCTGCTTTCACCGGACAGCATCGGGATAGACAGGTTGGCGTGGCAAAACAATTGTTTGCTGCAATGGATATTGCCCGTGAAGACGCCGAAAAACGTCAGGATTGGGTGCTAAGAGGTTTCCGCCAGTTTGATGCGCCTGTTTGCATCATCATCACCTACGATGCGGTACTTGCAGATAGCGACGATACGGCATTTGACTGCGGCGCAGTGACCACAGCGCTGGTCAACGCAGCATGGTCGAGAGGTCTGGGCGCTGTCATCAATAGCCAGGGCATCATGCAGTCCCCTGTCGTGCGCGAGCACGCCAATATTCCTGATGATCAAGTCATTATGAAAGCGGTGGCACTTGGGTGGCCCGATGACACATTTCCTGCCAATGCAGTCGTGTCTGAGCGAAAAAGTGTGGACGAAGCAGCCACCTTTCTAGGTTTCACTGAATAATTCTGAAGCCGTTGTGAGCAAAGCCTTGATGCAGTAATGGCGTGTTAAGCCCGGTGAGATGACTCCGTCCCGTATAGAGAAACCGTCCATTGATAGTGCTTCCTGCCAAGCTGAAAAGGTGGCTTCACGCTCGGTGACCAAGAATCATCGCCCCCCACGCCCATGTGAAAGCCATCGAGATACAGCGACAGATAGTCATTGGGTGCCAACTCTGTCGGATGCTTCGCCATATTCAACTTAGTTTGATCGTAAGACGAGACGCTGAACTGGAAATCACCGGATACGCTAATATCGGCTAGCGCCAACCGGCTGCAATCACACCGCAGCCCGTTGTCGCTCGGGAAGATGTAATCAGTGTGCATGTCATCGGCTGAAAGCTCCCAATATCCCAGATGCGCGGCGGTCTTTCGATCCGGATAGTTTTCCTGAGGTCCGCGTCCCTGCCAACTGACGCTCGTCTGACCCGGCGCAGAGTGACAAGCCAGACCGACGGTTAGACCGATCCTAGGTAATGGCGGTACGTGCTCTTCTATGGCGATCTCATGGGCGATTGAGAGATTGCCGCAGGCTGAGAAAGACATTCGCCAAGACGTCTCGAAAACAGCCCGTCCCTCAAATGTGTAACCATGTCGTGCTAGCACGATTCCTTGCTCAGCATCGACTTCGAGCGATAACAAATGATGCTCTAGGTCCCACAGTCCAGCTGCGATCCAGCGACTGCTCCAGGCGTTTGGATCGGGCCGATCGACCTCACTTATACCAATGTCGTTATCCAGCGAGGCTCTCACCACGCTATCGACAAGCGGTTTTTTGAATTTCTCCGTACCGTTAAGCGTCCATTGCTCAATGAACCCCGTCCGCTTATTGATAAGCCAAGTGCTATTCGATGCCGTTATGCTTATTGCCCCATCCGACTGGATAAAAGTGGCCGGCGTTTCGACCACGGGTAATGCCAGCAAGCGCTTATGGGCAACAAATTGCTCTCTTGCAACAACATGTCCTGCGTCCGACCATGCGGTTTCTGTCGGCTGTTCAATGGTTAGGTTTAAGAACAAATCACCCGAATTAGCCGCAGGTTCAGGGAGCTTGAAAACCTCTGTCGCGCCAGGGGCTAAGTCAAGGTGAATCCGGCCCTCCTGCTCGGTGACGCCATCTCTCATCCACTGCCAAGTAAGGATCTCGTTATCGGTTGATCGGAACAAATATTCGCTGGTGACCTTCACCGTCGCAGGCCCTCGATCGAGCAGTTCTAACCGAAAGGGTTGCTGAACTTTTTTCGCTTCAAAGAGAGCGGGGTGTGGGCTGAGGTCCGGGAACACAAGCCCGTTGATACAAAACTGTCGGTCGTTGATCTCATCGCCAAAATCGCCGCCGTATGCCCAAAAATGACGCCCATCTTCCGTCTCACAATCGAGCCCTTGATCGACCCAATCCCATATAAAACCGCCTTGGAGTCGAGGTTGGGTTCGAAAAGCGTCCCAATAGTCTTTAAAGTTTCCAAGCGAGTTCCCCATGGCATGCGCGTACTCACAGAGAATCACCGGTCGACTTTCCTCAGGTCGTTGAATCCAGTTCATGATGGAGGGCACCGCCTGCGTTGCGCCCGGGTACCAGAGGTCCTCATCAACCCGCGCATACATTGGGCAGATAATATCCGTCACTGGCGTACCCGACCCACCGGGTTCGTATTGAATCGGTCGTGACGGGTCAAGCTTGTGAACAGCGGCATACATTGCATCATGCGCGGCGCCATAGCCTGCCTCGTTTCCGAGTGACCAAATAATGATGCAGGGGTGGTTTTTATCGCGTTGCACCATGCGCTCACCGCGAGAGACAAAAGCGGCTTGCCAGTTGGCATCTTCTGCAAGTGCATTCATCGGCTTCATGCCGTGAGTTTCGATGTTTGCCTCGTCGACCACCAGTAACCCCAAGCGATCACAGAGGTCATAAAAACCCTGCTGGTGCGGATAGTGTGAACAACGAACCGCATTGAAATTATTCTGTTTTATGAGCTTAAGTTGTTGCTCCACCCGCTCAAGCGACTCCGCGTGTCCGGTGGCGGGATCGTGCTCATGTTTATTAACACCTCGAATGAGCAGAGGCTCGCCGTTGAGCCGCAGTAATCCGCCAAGAATCTCCACCTCGCGCAGTCCCACGTTACAGGCCTCGCACTCGATTTCATGGCCCGTTGCGTCGAGAAGTGTCAGTGTTAGGCGGTACAAATTGGGACATTCGTGACTCCAGAGCTTCGGCGCCTCAATGGGGAGCTCGATAGTCAGCTTGGTATACGCACCCCACGTACCCGCACCCGCTCGATGAAGCTGCTCAGAAACAAGTGTGTCCTCCCAATATAGACGCAGATGGAGTGCACTCACGCTCGTTGGGGCCTCCTCGTCAGTACCAGCAATGGCAACCTCGGTCACTAGAGTTGCCTTTTGCTCGAGACATCGCGTGGGGCTCACCCTAAAGTCCGCGATGTGACTATTAGGCTTATGCAGCAGTTCGACAGAGCGGAAAATACCGCTCAACCACCACATATCTTGATCCTCAAGATAGCTTCCGTCCGACCAGCGCAAGACCATGACTGCAATACGATTGTCGCCGCCGTGCAAAAAGTCTGTGAGGTCAAATTCGGCAGGTAAACGACTGTCTTGTGAATACCCTACAAACTGCTCGTTGCAGACGAGGTAAAAAGCGCTGTTCACTCCATGAAAGGTCACTCGTGTCCGTCCTGCGGTGAGCCAACTCACCGGAACATTGAATACCTTGGAGTAACAGCCGGTCGGATTTTCCGAGGGAACACGCGGAGGGTCGACGGGAAACGGATATTTCACATTGGTGTAGATAGGCTTGTCGTAGCCTTGCAGCTGCCAGTTACCGGGCACCTCGATAGGTTGAGAGCTGTGCGCGTCTTCGGCAAGCCATGACACGGGGACGTCCTCAGGGCAGTCGAAAAGACGAAACTGCCACTCACCATCCAACAATTGCGTCCGCGACCCTGCCGTCCCAGCGCGTGCCTTACTCTCAATTTGAAACGACCGCAGCGGCACATGGGCAGGCAAGCGATTAATCGCGAAACAGGTTGGATTATGCCAATCCTTAGATCGTCCTTGGCACAGGATATCAATAGCAGCCTGAGTCATGCGGCAAATACAGCTTTCGGGATGGCTTTAGTCACCCTGACAGAAGAGCGCATCCAAGGCTTGGCAAGCACAAGGCTCATAAAAATTACTCGCAGTCCTGCGGGCGTGTCGTAAAGCTCTGCCAAGGGTCTCCGCTGAAGCTATGCCAACGACGCGTCTCACTGACACCGTGGCTACGGACAAAGCCATCCGGCTTACAGGCCATATCATCTTGAATCGCTTTAAACGCGGCGAGTTCACTCGGAGACGAACGCTTGAGTAATTTATGAGAGGCTTCCGCCGTCCCTGGCTTGAGGGAGTAAACCACTGTCCCGGAATCGCAATCAAACGCTACATCTGTGTACGTGGTAGGTAACCAGACAAGCACGTTTGACTTATCGACCTTACCCCGCGTCGTATTTGACGGCATGCTCACTGTCATTGGGAGCTTATCACTAAACTCGTTCATCGCATCTGTAAAGGCGAGACACAGTGCATCACTCACCGCCGCACCGGACTGTAGTGGCCAGAGCGCAACGCATAGCCCCGTCAACCATACTTTTCTCATACCCTTCCCCC
The Candidatus Paraluminiphilus aquimaris genome window above contains:
- a CDS encoding nitroreductase, with protein sequence MQYDEVVSGRRSIRGYTSDPVPQSLIKEVLGLAMRSPSSMNTQPWNFTVVTGEVLDLIRQGNTERNLAGVPHSREFRIGSAFTGQHRDRQVGVAKQLFAAMDIAREDAEKRQDWVLRGFRQFDAPVCIIITYDAVLADSDDTAFDCGAVTTALVNAAWSRGLGAVINSQGIMQSPVVREHANIPDDQVIMKAVALGWPDDTFPANAVVSERKSVDEAATFLGFTE
- a CDS encoding beta-galactosidase, producing MTQAAIDILCQGRSKDWHNPTCFAINRLPAHVPLRSFQIESKARAGTAGSRTQLLDGEWQFRLFDCPEDVPVSWLAEDAHSSQPIEVPGNWQLQGYDKPIYTNVKYPFPVDPPRVPSENPTGCYSKVFNVPVSWLTAGRTRVTFHGVNSAFYLVCNEQFVGYSQDSRLPAEFDLTDFLHGGDNRIAVMVLRWSDGSYLEDQDMWWLSGIFRSVELLHKPNSHIADFRVSPTRCLEQKATLVTEVAIAGTDEEAPTSVSALHLRLYWEDTLVSEQLHRAGAGTWGAYTKLTIELPIEAPKLWSHECPNLYRLTLTLLDATGHEIECEACNVGLREVEILGGLLRLNGEPLLIRGVNKHEHDPATGHAESLERVEQQLKLIKQNNFNAVRCSHYPHQQGFYDLCDRLGLLVVDEANIETHGMKPMNALAEDANWQAAFVSRGERMVQRDKNHPCIIIWSLGNEAGYGAAHDAMYAAVHKLDPSRPIQYEPGGSGTPVTDIICPMYARVDEDLWYPGATQAVPSIMNWIQRPEESRPVILCEYAHAMGNSLGNFKDYWDAFRTQPRLQGGFIWDWVDQGLDCETEDGRHFWAYGGDFGDEINDRQFCINGLVFPDLSPHPALFEAKKVQQPFRLELLDRGPATVKVTSEYLFRSTDNEILTWQWMRDGVTEQEGRIHLDLAPGATEVFKLPEPAANSGDLFLNLTIEQPTETAWSDAGHVVAREQFVAHKRLLALPVVETPATFIQSDGAISITASNSTWLINKRTGFIEQWTLNGTEKFKKPLVDSVVRASLDNDIGISEVDRPDPNAWSSRWIAAGLWDLEHHLLSLEVDAEQGIVLARHGYTFEGRAVFETSWRMSFSACGNLSIAHEIAIEEHVPPLPRIGLTVGLACHSAPGQTSVSWQGRGPQENYPDRKTAAHLGYWELSADDMHTDYIFPSDNGLRCDCSRLALADISVSGDFQFSVSSYDQTKLNMAKHPTELAPNDYLSLYLDGFHMGVGGDDSWSPSVKPPFQLGRKHYQWTVSLYGTESSHRA